The Pseudomonas triclosanedens genome has a window encoding:
- a CDS encoding ABC transporter substrate-binding protein encodes MSKLIAAVGTALTLGLIANAQAAEQLNVVSWSGYFTPQILEKFEKETGIKVTVDSYDSNETLLAKLKQGGTGYDVAIPSHQFVPILVQEKLLERFDPVSQPYYANIEDNLKKPSWDPEGGYSVPFIWGTTSVVLDTAKYSGPMDSYSVLFTPPKELQGRINMFDSASEVIDTASLYLGIPLCSEDPKQMQQVLTLLKNQKPFVKTFSSKAGSIRENLASGEVDMSMFWGGSSMRAREMKSSLKYLYPKEGVMAWVDNLVIPAGARHPENARKFIAFLSQPENSAMTQNFLKHQSPIKGVEPFLDASLKDAPELHIPEGTKVVFSKTCGEGAIRLADRIWTNLMR; translated from the coding sequence ATGAGCAAACTGATCGCTGCTGTAGGTACTGCGCTGACACTGGGCCTGATAGCCAACGCACAGGCCGCCGAACAACTCAACGTGGTGAGCTGGAGCGGCTACTTCACGCCACAGATCCTGGAGAAGTTCGAGAAGGAAACCGGCATCAAGGTGACCGTGGACTCCTACGACTCCAACGAGACCCTGCTGGCCAAGCTCAAACAGGGCGGCACCGGCTACGACGTAGCCATCCCCTCGCATCAGTTCGTACCGATCCTGGTGCAGGAAAAACTGCTGGAGCGCTTCGACCCGGTCAGCCAGCCGTACTACGCGAACATCGAGGACAACCTGAAGAAACCGTCCTGGGACCCGGAGGGTGGCTACTCCGTACCCTTCATCTGGGGCACCACCAGCGTGGTGCTGGATACCGCGAAGTACAGCGGCCCAATGGACAGCTACTCGGTGCTGTTCACTCCGCCGAAGGAGCTGCAGGGGCGGATCAACATGTTCGACTCGGCCAGCGAAGTGATCGACACCGCCAGCCTGTACCTGGGCATCCCCCTGTGCAGCGAGGACCCCAAGCAGATGCAGCAGGTGCTCACCCTGCTGAAGAACCAGAAGCCCTTCGTGAAAACCTTCAGCTCCAAGGCCGGCTCGATTCGCGAGAACCTCGCCTCGGGTGAAGTCGACATGTCGATGTTCTGGGGCGGCTCGTCGATGCGTGCGCGGGAGATGAAGTCGAGCCTGAAGTACCTGTACCCGAAAGAGGGCGTGATGGCCTGGGTGGATAACCTGGTGATCCCGGCTGGTGCCAGGCACCCGGAGAATGCCAGGAAGTTCATCGCCTTCCTCAGCCAGCCGGAAAACTCGGCGATGACCCAGAACTTCCTCAAGCACCAGAGCCCCATCAAGGGCGTAGAGCCCTTCCTCGATGCCAGTCTCAAGGATGCACCTGAGTTGCACATCCCCGAGGGCACCAAGGTGGTGTTCAGCAAGACTTGCGGCGAAGGCGCGATTCGCCTGGCCGACCGTATCTGGACCAACCTGATGCGCTGA
- a CDS encoding ABC transporter ATP-binding protein translates to MSALHSLQTAAVSIRSVRKVYGDPASGPVALKCVDLDICDNEFFTLLGPSGCGKTTLLRMIAGFEFPTSGEIQLYGENIADRPPFARPVNTVFQHYALFPHMTIAENLAFGLESHPMGQRMSRAQVAERVREMLALVQMERFAQRKPTQLSGGQQQRVALARALAPHPKVLLLDEPLSALDLKLRQAMREELKTIQSKTGITFIFVTHDQEEALTMSDRIAVLSEGEVQQVGRPDDIYERPRNRFVADFIGETNFLPARVENFDGQGAQYRIPGDQLIQAEARDGLKAGADVTLSIRPERLQLVAEGTPAATPCTVVAQIYLGTDLQYQVSLADGTRLTVRAPNSAGQRQRLAAGQRAGLLFETGSASVLLD, encoded by the coding sequence ATGAGTGCCCTGCACAGCCTGCAGACGGCCGCGGTCTCCATCCGCTCCGTGCGCAAGGTCTACGGCGATCCGGCCAGCGGTCCCGTCGCATTGAAGTGCGTCGACCTGGACATCTGCGACAACGAATTCTTCACCCTGCTCGGCCCTTCGGGCTGCGGCAAGACCACCCTCCTGCGCATGATCGCCGGCTTCGAGTTCCCCACCAGCGGGGAAATCCAGCTCTACGGCGAGAACATCGCCGACCGGCCGCCCTTCGCGCGCCCGGTGAACACAGTGTTCCAGCACTATGCACTGTTCCCGCACATGACCATCGCCGAGAACCTCGCCTTCGGCCTGGAATCCCACCCGATGGGCCAGCGCATGAGCCGGGCGCAGGTCGCCGAGCGCGTTCGCGAAATGCTCGCCCTGGTGCAGATGGAGCGCTTCGCCCAGCGCAAGCCGACGCAGCTTTCCGGCGGCCAGCAGCAGCGCGTCGCCCTGGCCCGCGCATTGGCGCCGCACCCCAAGGTGCTTCTGCTCGACGAGCCGCTTTCTGCCCTGGACCTCAAGTTGCGCCAGGCCATGCGCGAAGAGCTGAAGACGATCCAGTCCAAGACCGGCATCACCTTCATCTTCGTCACCCATGACCAGGAAGAAGCGCTGACCATGTCCGACCGCATCGCCGTGCTGTCCGAGGGCGAAGTGCAGCAGGTAGGTCGCCCGGACGATATCTACGAGCGTCCGCGCAACCGCTTCGTCGCCGACTTCATCGGTGAAACCAACTTCCTCCCGGCTCGCGTCGAGAACTTCGATGGCCAGGGCGCGCAGTACCGCATTCCGGGCGACCAACTGATCCAGGCCGAAGCCCGCGACGGCCTGAAGGCCGGCGCCGACGTCACCCTGTCGATCCGTCCCGAGCGCCTGCAACTGGTCGCCGAGGGAACCCCTGCCGCCACGCCCTGCACGGTCGTTGCACAGATCTACCTGGGCACCGACCTGCAGTACCAGGTCAGCCTCGCCGATGGCACGCGCCTGACCGTGCGTGCGCCCAACAGCGCCGGCCAGCGTCAGCGCCTGGCGGCCGGGCAACGCGCCGGGCTGCTGTTCGAAACCGGCAGCGCCAGCGTCCTGCTGGACTGA
- a CDS encoding ABC transporter permease, with the protein MNQISTTGGTLERRKALRSFLGVSPALVSIGLFLIVPIFIVIGYSLMQANPYGGVNPHFSVDAYVSLLFERQLDDSLAFADSYVMIALRSIGIAAATTAITLLVGFPVAVWLAMQPTHRRGLLIFLITVPFWANLLIRTYAWILLLRGTGVVNGTLMSLGIIHQPLNMLYTDGAVLLGLVYTYAPFVVLPIYATLEKMDMRLLEAAQDLYAGRIRTLRKVVLPIARPGILAGAILTFVPCLGAMIAPELLGGGTKMMLGNLIFRQFSDSRNWPFGAALSLVLMAAVMLVLMFYAMRAERLRIARGGE; encoded by the coding sequence ATGAACCAGATATCCACCACCGGCGGTACGCTGGAGCGGCGCAAGGCGCTGAGGAGCTTCCTCGGCGTGTCGCCTGCGCTGGTCTCCATCGGGCTGTTCCTGATCGTGCCGATCTTCATCGTGATCGGCTACTCGCTGATGCAGGCCAACCCCTATGGCGGGGTGAATCCGCATTTCAGCGTCGACGCTTACGTCTCGCTGCTGTTCGAGCGCCAGCTCGACGATAGCCTGGCCTTCGCCGATTCCTACGTGATGATCGCCCTGCGTTCCATCGGCATCGCCGCCGCGACCACCGCCATCACCCTGCTGGTGGGCTTTCCGGTGGCGGTATGGCTGGCGATGCAGCCGACGCACCGTCGCGGCCTGCTGATCTTCCTGATCACCGTGCCGTTCTGGGCCAACCTGCTGATCCGCACCTATGCCTGGATTCTGCTGTTGCGCGGTACTGGCGTGGTCAACGGCACGTTGATGAGCCTAGGCATCATCCACCAGCCGCTGAACATGCTCTACACCGACGGCGCCGTGCTGCTGGGGCTCGTCTACACCTACGCGCCGTTCGTGGTGCTGCCGATCTATGCAACCCTCGAGAAGATGGACATGCGCCTGCTCGAAGCGGCCCAGGACCTCTATGCCGGACGCATCCGCACCCTGCGCAAGGTGGTCCTGCCGATCGCTCGTCCGGGGATTCTCGCTGGCGCCATCCTCACATTCGTCCCCTGCCTGGGCGCGATGATCGCCCCCGAGCTGCTCGGCGGCGGTACCAAGATGATGCTTGGCAACCTGATCTTCCGGCAGTTCAGCGACTCGCGGAACTGGCCCTTCGGCGCTGCGCTATCGCTGGTGCTGATGGCGGCGGTGATGCTGGTGCTGATGTTCTACGCGATGCGCGCCGAGCGCCTGCGCATCGCACGGGGAGGTGAATGA
- a CDS encoding ABC transporter permease: MLSLLRKRRLGVQDFPGFGGLSFLFYLYLYAPIVVLVVLSFNANQSATVWTGFSLDWYRAAFANQALRQAAGNSLLIAVCASLIATVIATLAALGTSRGARFKGLRLSMGAIMLPLVLPEIVVGVATLALFSTLGLSLGYGNLIIAHTVFCIPFAYLPIRARLNDMDLSLENAAADLYAGPWRTFRKVTLPLLTPGIVSGLMLAFIVSLDNFVISMMVSQAGTTTLPIFIFGLLRMGVTPDVNAVSTLILGVSVLFVTLSYLLGKKKA, from the coding sequence ATGCTCTCGCTGCTGCGCAAACGCCGCCTCGGCGTACAGGACTTCCCCGGCTTCGGCGGGCTGAGTTTCCTGTTCTACCTGTACCTCTACGCGCCCATCGTGGTTCTGGTGGTGCTTTCGTTCAACGCCAACCAGTCCGCCACCGTGTGGACCGGCTTCAGCCTCGACTGGTATCGCGCCGCGTTCGCCAACCAGGCGTTGCGCCAGGCTGCCGGCAACAGCCTGCTGATAGCCGTGTGCGCCAGCCTGATCGCCACTGTCATCGCCACCCTGGCTGCGCTGGGCACCTCACGCGGTGCCAGGTTCAAGGGCCTGCGGCTGTCGATGGGCGCGATCATGCTGCCGCTGGTGCTGCCGGAGATCGTGGTCGGCGTCGCCACCCTGGCGCTGTTTTCCACCCTCGGCCTGTCGCTGGGCTACGGCAACCTGATCATCGCCCACACGGTGTTCTGCATCCCGTTCGCCTACCTGCCGATCCGTGCGCGCCTGAACGACATGGACCTGTCCCTGGAGAACGCCGCCGCCGACCTTTACGCCGGTCCCTGGCGGACCTTCCGCAAGGTCACGCTGCCGTTGCTGACGCCGGGGATCGTCTCCGGGCTGATGCTGGCCTTCATCGTGTCGCTGGATAACTTCGTGATCTCGATGATGGTCTCCCAGGCCGGAACCACCACGCTGCCGATCTTCATCTTCGGCCTGCTGCGGATGGGCGTGACGCCCGATGTGAACGCGGTATCGACCCTGATCCTTGGCGTTTCCGTGCTGTTCGTAACCCTGTCCTACCTGCTTGGCAAGAAGAAAGCCTGA